From a region of the Streptomyces tirandamycinicus genome:
- the trpS gene encoding tryptophan--tRNA ligase: MASERSRVLSGIQPTSGSFHLGNYLGAVRQWVALQETHDAFYMVVDLHAITVPQDPAELRANTRLAAAQLLAAGLDPERCTLFVQSHVPEHAQLGWVMNCLTGFGEASRMTQFKDKSAKQGADRATVGLFTYPILQVADILLYQADQVPVGEDQRQHIELTRDLAERFNSRFGPTFTLPAPYILKETAKIYDLQDPQIKMSKSASTPKGLINLLDEPKATAKKVKSAVTDTDTVIRFDPAEKPGVSNLLTIQSTLTGTGIAELEQRYEGKGYGALKTDLAEVMVDFVTPFRSRTQEFLDDPETLDSLLAKGAEKARSVAAETLAVTYDRVGFLPAKH; the protein is encoded by the coding sequence ATGGCCTCTGAACGTTCTCGTGTGCTCTCGGGGATCCAGCCCACGTCCGGCTCGTTCCACCTCGGCAACTACCTCGGCGCGGTCCGCCAGTGGGTCGCCCTGCAGGAGACCCACGACGCCTTCTACATGGTGGTCGACCTGCACGCGATCACGGTCCCGCAGGACCCGGCCGAGCTGCGCGCCAACACCCGCCTCGCCGCAGCCCAGCTGCTCGCCGCGGGTCTCGACCCGGAGCGCTGCACGCTGTTCGTCCAGAGCCATGTGCCCGAGCACGCCCAGCTGGGCTGGGTCATGAACTGCCTCACCGGCTTCGGCGAGGCCTCGCGCATGACGCAGTTCAAGGACAAGTCCGCCAAGCAGGGCGCGGACCGGGCCACCGTCGGCCTGTTCACGTACCCGATCCTCCAGGTCGCCGACATCCTGCTGTACCAGGCCGACCAGGTGCCGGTCGGTGAGGACCAGCGGCAGCACATCGAGCTCACCCGCGATCTCGCCGAACGCTTCAACAGCCGCTTCGGCCCGACCTTCACGCTCCCCGCGCCGTACATCCTGAAGGAGACGGCGAAGATCTACGACCTGCAGGACCCGCAGATCAAGATGAGCAAGTCGGCGTCCACCCCCAAGGGCCTGATCAATCTGCTCGACGAGCCGAAGGCGACCGCGAAGAAGGTCAAGAGCGCGGTCACCGACACCGACACGGTCATCCGGTTCGACCCGGCGGAGAAGCCCGGCGTCAGCAATCTGCTCACCATCCAGTCCACCCTCACCGGGACCGGCATCGCGGAGCTGGAGCAGAGGTACGAGGGCAAGGGCTACGGCGCGCTCAAGACCGACCTCGCCGAGGTCATGGTCGACTTCGTCACCCCGTTCCGGTCCCGCACCCAGGAGTTCCTGGACGATCCGGAGACGCTGGACTCCCTGCTGGCCAAGGGCGCGGAGAAGGCCCGCTCGGTCGCGGCGGAGACCCTCGCCGTGACGTACGACCGGGTGGGGTTCCTGCCCGCCAAGCACTGA
- a CDS encoding 2'-5' RNA ligase family protein produces the protein MGTVTLGVSIAVPEPYGSLLQERRAGFGDPAAHGIPTHVTLLPPTEADESVLAEVEAHLAKVAVAGRPFPMRLSGTGTFRPLSPVVFVKVVEGAAACTRLQQQVRDESGPLVRELQWPYHPHVTVAHGIAEDAMDRAYEELAGYEAAWTCTSFALYEQGADGVWRKLREYAFGGGAPAGVPPQSTPVDEPAATRH, from the coding sequence GTGGGGACCGTAACGCTGGGCGTTTCGATCGCGGTCCCGGAGCCCTACGGCAGCCTGCTCCAGGAGCGGCGCGCCGGCTTCGGGGATCCCGCCGCGCACGGCATCCCCACGCACGTGACGCTGCTCCCGCCCACCGAGGCCGACGAGTCGGTACTGGCCGAGGTCGAGGCGCATCTGGCGAAGGTCGCGGTCGCGGGCCGGCCGTTCCCCATGCGGCTGTCCGGCACCGGCACGTTCCGCCCGCTGTCGCCCGTGGTGTTCGTCAAGGTGGTCGAGGGCGCGGCGGCCTGCACCCGGCTCCAGCAGCAGGTGCGGGACGAGTCGGGGCCGCTCGTGCGTGAGCTGCAGTGGCCGTACCACCCGCATGTGACCGTCGCGCACGGCATCGCGGAGGACGCGATGGACCGGGCGTACGAGGAGCTGGCCGGCTACGAGGCCGCGTGGACCTGCACCTCCTTCGCCCTCTACGAGCAGGGCGCGGACGGGGTGTGGCGCAAGCTGCGCGAGTACGCCTTCGGCGGCGGGGCCCCCGCGGGCGTCCCGCCGCAGAGCACCCCGGTGGACGAGCCGGCCGCCACGCGCCACTGA
- a CDS encoding phosphatase PAP2 family protein, giving the protein MRGCGDDPRVAAAARALSHGGEHAALWLAAGLLCAAADRERRSGWLRGTALVAAAHLASVAVKQVVRRPRPLLPAGEPLVRTAGRHSFPSSHAASAAAAAVTFGVLRPAGRAVVRPLAAAMCVSRLVAGVHYPTDVAAGALLGGLLAHGGTPWLSGCVRPSVGVRPSGEGSPSGRGRPSAPGRPSGGGRRV; this is encoded by the coding sequence ATGCGCGGCTGCGGCGACGACCCCCGGGTGGCGGCGGCCGCTCGCGCGCTCTCGCACGGCGGCGAGCACGCCGCCCTCTGGCTCGCGGCGGGCCTGCTCTGCGCGGCGGCGGACCGCGAGCGCCGGTCCGGCTGGCTGCGCGGCACCGCGCTGGTCGCCGCCGCCCATCTGGCCAGCGTGGCGGTCAAACAGGTGGTGCGCCGCCCCCGGCCCCTGCTGCCCGCGGGCGAACCGCTGGTCCGCACCGCGGGACGGCACTCCTTCCCCAGCTCGCACGCCGCCTCGGCCGCTGCCGCGGCCGTGACCTTCGGGGTGCTGCGTCCGGCGGGCCGCGCGGTGGTCCGGCCGCTCGCCGCCGCCATGTGCGTCTCCCGCCTGGTCGCCGGGGTGCACTACCCCACCGACGTGGCGGCGGGGGCGCTGCTCGGCGGACTGCTGGCACACGGCGGAACGCCCTGGCTCTCCGGCTGCGTACGTCCGTCCGTCGGCGTACGTCCGTCCGGCGAGGGAAGCCCGTCCGGCCGGGGACGCCCGTCCGCCCCGGGGCGTCCGTCCGGCGGGGGACGCCGTGTCTGA
- the rocD gene encoding ornithine--oxo-acid transaminase — MSATERAIASTEAHSAHNYHPLPVVVATADGAWMTDVEGRRFLDMLAGYSALNFGHGNRRLIDAAKAQLERVTLTSRAFHHDRFADFCTQLAELCGMEMVLPMNTGAEAVETAVKTARKWGYKVKGVPPGQAKIVVAANNFHGRTTTIVSFSTDPEARADFGPYTPGFEIVPYGDLTALQAACSANTVAVLLEPIQGEAGVLVPPAGYLAGVRELTRERNVLFIADEIQSGLGRTGRTFACEHEGVVPDMYVLGKALGGGVVPVSAVVSSSEVLGVYQPGEHGSTFGGNPLACAVALEVVAMLRTGEFQQRASELGDHLHHELGLLVGGGAVDAVRGRGLWAGVDIAPSHGTGREISEKLMDRGVLVKDTHGSTIRIAPPLVISKEDLDWGLDQLRAVLAGG; from the coding sequence GTGTCTGCAACGGAGAGAGCCATCGCCTCCACGGAGGCGCACAGCGCCCACAACTACCACCCGCTGCCCGTCGTCGTGGCGACGGCGGACGGCGCGTGGATGACCGACGTCGAGGGGCGGCGCTTCCTCGACATGCTCGCCGGGTACTCGGCGCTCAACTTCGGCCATGGCAACCGGCGCCTGATCGACGCCGCGAAGGCCCAGCTGGAGCGGGTGACGCTGACCTCGCGGGCGTTCCACCACGACCGGTTCGCCGACTTCTGCACCCAGCTCGCCGAGCTGTGCGGCATGGAGATGGTGCTGCCGATGAACACCGGGGCGGAAGCGGTGGAGACCGCGGTGAAGACCGCCCGCAAGTGGGGCTACAAGGTCAAGGGCGTCCCGCCCGGCCAGGCGAAGATCGTCGTCGCGGCGAACAACTTCCACGGCCGGACGACGACCATCGTCAGCTTCTCCACGGACCCGGAGGCCCGCGCCGATTTCGGTCCGTACACGCCGGGCTTCGAGATCGTCCCGTACGGCGATCTCACCGCCCTCCAGGCCGCGTGCAGCGCGAACACGGTGGCGGTGCTGCTGGAGCCGATCCAGGGCGAGGCCGGGGTTCTGGTGCCGCCGGCCGGCTATCTCGCCGGGGTGCGGGAGCTGACCCGCGAGCGGAACGTGCTGTTCATCGCCGACGAGATCCAGTCCGGCCTGGGCCGCACCGGACGCACCTTCGCCTGCGAGCACGAGGGCGTCGTCCCCGACATGTACGTCCTCGGCAAGGCCCTCGGCGGCGGTGTCGTCCCGGTGTCCGCCGTGGTGTCCTCCTCCGAGGTCCTCGGCGTCTACCAGCCGGGCGAGCACGGTTCGACGTTCGGCGGCAATCCGCTGGCCTGCGCGGTGGCACTGGAGGTCGTCGCGATGCTGCGCACCGGCGAGTTCCAGCAGCGGGCGAGCGAGCTGGGCGACCATCTGCACCACGAACTCGGGCTGCTGGTGGGCGGCGGCGCGGTGGACGCGGTGCGCGGGCGGGGGCTGTGGGCCGGTGTCGACATCGCGCCCTCGCACGGCACGGGCCGGGAGATCTCCGAGAAGCTCATGGACCGCGGTGTCCTGGTGAAGGACACCCACGGCTCGACGATCCGGATCGCGCCGCCGCTCGTGATCAGCAAGGAGGACCTGGACTGGGGCCTCGACCAGTTGCGCGCGGTGCTGGCGGGCGGGTGA
- a CDS encoding FAD-binding oxidoreductase, with the protein MPVTPADLDDDLPVPVTGWGRTAPSAALLVRPRTHEEAAAAVHHCGSRGAIARGLGRAYGDAAQNAGGAVLDMTGLDRIRTIDAEGGVVVCDAGVSLHRLMEVLLPLGWFVPVTPGTRYVTVGGAVCADIHGKNHHVSGSFSRHVLSLELLTADGEVRTVVPGTELFDATTGGMGLTGVVLSATLRLHPVRTSLMSVDTERATDLDDLMARLTTGDGRYRYSVAWIDLLARGAATGRAVLTRGEHAPLDALPPRARRRPLEFRPRQLPPVPGVVPGGLLGRASVSVFNELWYRRAPRARREQLQSIPAFFHPLDGVPHWNRVYGRGGFVQYQFVVGHGREEALREVVRRVARRQCPSFLAVLKRFGEGDPGWLSFPMPGWTLALDVPAGLPGLGPFLDGLDQVVADAGGRVYLAKDSRLRPELLAVMYPGLDRFRALRARIDPRGVFVSDLSRRLSL; encoded by the coding sequence ATGCCCGTGACGCCCGCCGACCTGGACGACGACCTGCCGGTGCCGGTGACCGGCTGGGGGCGCACCGCACCCTCCGCCGCGCTGCTGGTCCGCCCCCGTACCCACGAGGAGGCCGCGGCGGCCGTGCACCACTGCGGCAGCCGGGGCGCCATCGCCCGCGGGCTGGGCCGGGCCTACGGCGACGCGGCGCAGAACGCCGGCGGGGCGGTCCTCGACATGACCGGCCTGGACCGGATCCGCACCATCGACGCCGAAGGCGGCGTCGTGGTCTGCGACGCCGGGGTCAGCCTCCACCGGCTGATGGAGGTGCTGCTGCCGCTCGGCTGGTTCGTGCCGGTCACGCCCGGGACCCGCTACGTCACGGTGGGCGGTGCCGTCTGCGCCGACATCCACGGCAAGAACCACCATGTGTCGGGCTCCTTCTCCCGCCACGTCCTCTCGCTGGAGCTGCTCACCGCGGACGGCGAGGTGCGCACGGTGGTCCCCGGCACCGAGCTCTTCGACGCGACGACCGGCGGCATGGGACTGACCGGCGTCGTCCTCTCCGCCACGCTCCGGCTGCACCCGGTCCGGACGTCGCTGATGTCGGTGGACACCGAACGCGCCACCGATCTGGACGACCTGATGGCCCGTCTGACCACCGGCGACGGCCGCTACCGCTACTCGGTCGCGTGGATCGACCTGCTCGCACGCGGCGCGGCGACGGGCCGCGCGGTGCTCACCCGCGGGGAGCACGCGCCGCTCGACGCGCTCCCCCCACGGGCACGGCGCCGGCCGCTGGAGTTCCGTCCCCGGCAGCTTCCCCCGGTGCCCGGCGTCGTCCCCGGAGGCCTGCTCGGCCGCGCCTCGGTGTCCGTCTTCAACGAACTCTGGTACCGCCGCGCCCCCCGCGCACGCCGGGAGCAGCTGCAGAGCATCCCGGCCTTCTTCCATCCCCTCGACGGCGTTCCCCACTGGAACCGCGTGTACGGCCGCGGCGGCTTCGTCCAGTACCAGTTCGTGGTCGGCCACGGGCGGGAGGAGGCACTGCGCGAGGTGGTGCGGCGCGTCGCCCGGCGGCAGTGCCCGTCGTTCCTCGCCGTGCTGAAGAGGTTCGGCGAGGGCGACCCGGGCTGGCTCTCGTTCCCGATGCCCGGCTGGACGCTCGCCCTGGACGTACCGGCCGGACTGCCCGGCCTCGGCCCGTTCCTGGACGGGCTCGACCAGGTGGTGGCCGACGCCGGCGGACGCGTCTACCTGGCCAAGGACTCGCGGCTGCGGCCGGAGTTGCTGGCCGTGATGTACCCCGGCCTCGACCGGTTCCGGGCGCTGCGCGCACGGATCGACCCGCGCGGAGTGTTCGTGTCCGACCTGTCCCGCCGGCTGTCCCTGTGA
- a CDS encoding glutathionylspermidine synthase family protein — protein MKRHTVEPRADWQRTVEEQGLVYPLTRYPDGSLRPYWDESAYYEFSLPEVEALEEVVEELHAMCLAAAAHIVEHDRFADLGITDPRLARLVAQSWHWRAELPSLYGRFDLRYDGAGPAKMLEYNADTPTSLVEAASPQWFWMEDRFPGADQWNSLHERLVDAWRRQAPLLPSGPLHFVHSDGDELGEDLMTVAYLRETAQQAGLTTEALSVEQIGWDRLSGRFVDERLRFIRSCFKLYPWEWLTTDRFGPYVLDTLDNGGGTGSTCWIEPAWKMLLSNKALLAVLWELYPGHPNLLPAYLDGPRELAASTGWVAKPLLGREGSGITVHQPGTPPEPRDEPCCYQQLAPLPDLTAPPGDGSGGGNRVVLGAWVVENEAAGLGIRESSGLVTDEYARFLPHVIL, from the coding sequence ATGAAGCGGCACACCGTCGAACCCCGCGCCGACTGGCAGCGAACCGTCGAGGAGCAGGGTCTCGTCTATCCCCTCACCCGCTACCCGGACGGCTCACTGCGGCCGTACTGGGACGAGAGCGCCTACTACGAGTTCTCCCTGCCCGAGGTGGAGGCGCTGGAGGAGGTGGTCGAGGAACTGCACGCCATGTGTCTCGCCGCGGCGGCCCACATCGTGGAGCACGACCGTTTCGCGGACCTCGGCATCACCGACCCCCGGCTCGCCCGCCTCGTCGCCCAGTCCTGGCATTGGCGCGCTGAACTCCCCTCCCTGTACGGGCGGTTCGACCTGCGCTACGACGGTGCCGGCCCGGCCAAGATGCTGGAGTACAACGCCGACACCCCCACGTCGCTGGTGGAGGCGGCCAGCCCCCAGTGGTTCTGGATGGAGGACCGCTTCCCCGGCGCCGACCAGTGGAACTCGCTGCACGAGCGACTGGTCGACGCCTGGCGGCGTCAGGCGCCGCTGCTGCCGTCCGGCCCGCTGCACTTCGTGCACTCCGACGGCGACGAGCTGGGCGAGGACCTGATGACGGTCGCCTATCTGCGCGAGACCGCCCAGCAGGCGGGTCTCACCACCGAGGCGCTGTCCGTGGAGCAGATCGGCTGGGACCGGCTGTCGGGCCGCTTCGTCGACGAACGGCTCCGCTTCATCCGCAGCTGCTTCAAGCTGTACCCCTGGGAGTGGCTGACCACGGACCGCTTCGGCCCGTACGTCCTGGACACCCTGGACAACGGCGGCGGCACCGGCAGCACCTGCTGGATCGAGCCCGCCTGGAAGATGCTGCTCTCCAACAAGGCGCTGCTCGCGGTGCTGTGGGAGCTCTACCCGGGGCACCCCAATCTGCTGCCCGCCTATCTCGACGGTCCGCGTGAACTCGCCGCATCCACCGGCTGGGTCGCCAAGCCGCTCCTCGGCCGCGAGGGCTCGGGCATCACGGTCCATCAGCCGGGGACGCCACCCGAGCCGCGTGACGAGCCCTGCTGCTACCAGCAGCTGGCGCCGCTCCCCGACCTGACGGCGCCCCCGGGCGACGGCTCCGGGGGAGGGAACCGGGTGGTGCTCGGCGCCTGGGTCGTCGAGAACGAGGCGGCCGGGCTCGGCATCCGCGAGTCCTCGGGACTGGTCACGGACGAGTACGCCCGCTTCCTGCCGCATGTGATCCTCTGA
- a CDS encoding decaprenylphospho-beta-D-erythro-pentofuranosid-2-ulose 2-reductase, translating into MKDAFGTPQTLLVLGGTSEIGLATARRLVARRARTVWLAGRPSPALDAAADGLRELGADVRTVPFDALDPSGHEELLGKVFAEGDIDMVLLAFGVLGDQAHDEARPLAAVRVAQTNYTGAVSSGLICAGALQAQGHGSLVVLSSVAGERARRANFIYGSSKAGLDTFAQGLGDALHGTGVHVMVVRPGFVRSRMTAGLVEAPLATTPDQVARAIEKGLRRRSETVWVPGVLRVVMSALRHVPRPLFRRLPV; encoded by the coding sequence GTGAAGGACGCTTTCGGCACTCCCCAGACCCTGCTCGTCCTCGGCGGCACGTCGGAGATCGGCCTGGCCACGGCGCGCCGGCTGGTGGCCCGCCGCGCCCGTACGGTCTGGCTGGCCGGCCGCCCCTCCCCCGCGCTGGACGCCGCCGCCGACGGACTGCGCGAACTCGGTGCCGATGTACGCACCGTGCCCTTCGACGCCCTGGACCCCTCCGGGCACGAGGAACTCCTCGGCAAGGTGTTCGCGGAGGGGGACATCGACATGGTGCTCCTCGCCTTCGGAGTGCTGGGCGACCAGGCGCACGACGAGGCCAGGCCGCTCGCGGCGGTCCGCGTCGCCCAGACCAACTACACGGGTGCGGTGTCCTCCGGGCTGATCTGCGCCGGCGCGCTGCAGGCGCAGGGGCACGGCTCACTCGTGGTGCTGTCGTCGGTGGCGGGCGAGCGGGCCCGGCGGGCCAACTTCATCTACGGCTCGAGCAAGGCCGGGCTGGACACCTTCGCCCAGGGACTCGGCGACGCCCTGCACGGCACCGGGGTGCACGTGATGGTGGTCAGGCCGGGCTTCGTGCGGTCGAGGATGACGGCGGGGCTGGTGGAGGCGCCGCTCGCGACGACGCCCGACCAGGTGGCGCGGGCGATCGAGAAGGGGCTGCGGCGGCGCTCCGAGACCGTGTGGGTTCCGGGGGTGCTGCGGGTGGTGATGTCGGCGCTGCGGCACGTCCCCCGGCCGCTGTTCCGCCGCCTGCCGGTCTGA
- a CDS encoding decaprenyl-phosphate phosphoribosyltransferase, giving the protein MSERSTALLEQPGEPGRLPPSGGGARARRRLSLPIGLVRTARPRQWIKNVLVGAAPAAAGELVSRQTALQLALVFMLFTAAASAVYLINDALDAEADRAHPLKRLRPVARGDVPVPVACTAGVLLAAASTASAAVLCNAMTAVLLTAYVVMQIAYCVRLKHVLVVDLAIVTTGFLMRAVVGGVALSIPLSRWFLITTGFGALFMVAAKRYSEAVETEGSDGATRALLTSYTTGYLRFVWQLAAGAAVLGYCLWALESGGTADGSLLPWRQLSMIAFILAVLRYAVFADRGAAGAPEDVVLRDRPLAVIGLAWLAIYAMAVADL; this is encoded by the coding sequence GTGTCTGAGCGCAGCACCGCGCTGCTGGAGCAGCCGGGAGAGCCCGGACGGCTGCCGCCGTCCGGCGGGGGCGCCCGGGCGCGCCGGCGTCTGAGCCTGCCGATCGGCCTGGTCAGGACCGCCAGACCACGCCAGTGGATCAAGAACGTGCTGGTCGGGGCGGCACCCGCCGCGGCCGGTGAGCTGGTGTCCCGGCAGACCGCCCTCCAACTCGCCCTCGTCTTCATGCTGTTCACCGCCGCCGCGTCCGCCGTGTACCTGATCAACGACGCGCTGGACGCGGAAGCCGACCGCGCACACCCCCTGAAGCGCCTGCGCCCGGTCGCCCGCGGGGACGTGCCGGTGCCCGTCGCCTGCACCGCCGGGGTGCTGCTCGCCGCCGCGTCCACCGCCTCGGCGGCCGTCCTGTGCAACGCCATGACGGCCGTGCTGCTGACGGCGTACGTGGTGATGCAGATCGCCTACTGCGTCCGCCTCAAGCACGTCCTCGTGGTCGATCTCGCCATCGTCACCACGGGGTTCCTGATGCGCGCCGTGGTCGGCGGGGTGGCGCTGTCCATTCCGCTCTCCCGCTGGTTCCTGATCACCACCGGCTTCGGGGCGCTGTTCATGGTGGCCGCCAAGCGCTACTCGGAGGCCGTCGAGACGGAGGGCTCCGACGGTGCGACCCGGGCCCTGCTCACCTCGTACACGACCGGCTACCTCCGGTTCGTGTGGCAGCTCGCGGCCGGCGCGGCGGTCCTCGGCTACTGCCTCTGGGCGCTGGAGAGCGGCGGGACCGCCGACGGTTCGCTGCTGCCGTGGCGCCAGCTCTCGATGATCGCCTTCATCCTGGCCGTACTGCGGTACGCGGTGTTCGCCGACCGGGGCGCCGCGGGCGCCCCCGAGGACGTCGTCCTGCGCGACCGGCCGCTCGCCGTCATCGGCCTGGCCTGGCTGGCGATCTACGCGATGGCGGTCGCGGACCTGTGA
- the glyA gene encoding serine hydroxymethyltransferase translates to MTAPVTPATATPATPARHPALTAADPELAALVGAEERLQADTLRLIPSENYVSQAVLEASGTVLQNKYSEGYPGRRYYEGQQNIDRVERLAVARARSLFGVEHANVQPYSGSPANLAVYLAFAEPGDTVMGMALPMGGHLTHGWGVSATGSWFRGVQYGVRRDTGLVDFDEVRELALKERPKVIFCGGTALPRTIDFAAFGEIAREAGAVLVADIAHIAGLIAGGAHPSPVPHADVISTTTHKTLRGPRGAMLMCREEHAKAVDKAVFPGLQGGPHNHTTAGIAVALHEAAQPSFRDYAHAVVANAGALAEALLARGFELVSGGTDNHLVLMDLTSKEVPGKVAAQALDRAGIVVNYNTVPFDPRKPFDPSGVRIGTPSLTSRGLTAEHMPAVADWIDRGVAAARRGDEDALAAIRAEVGELMSAFPAPGLPTLPGLPA, encoded by the coding sequence ATGACCGCTCCCGTCACACCCGCCACAGCCACCCCGGCGACACCCGCCCGCCATCCCGCGCTCACCGCCGCCGATCCCGAACTGGCCGCGCTCGTCGGCGCCGAGGAGCGGCTGCAGGCCGACACCCTGCGGCTCATCCCCAGCGAGAACTACGTGTCCCAGGCGGTGCTGGAGGCCTCCGGGACCGTGCTGCAGAACAAGTACAGCGAGGGCTACCCCGGGCGCCGCTACTACGAGGGCCAGCAGAACATCGACCGGGTCGAGCGGCTCGCCGTCGCCCGTGCCAGGTCCCTCTTCGGCGTCGAGCACGCCAATGTGCAGCCCTACTCCGGCTCGCCGGCCAATCTGGCCGTGTACCTCGCCTTCGCCGAGCCCGGCGACACCGTGATGGGCATGGCCCTCCCCATGGGCGGCCACCTCACCCACGGCTGGGGCGTCTCGGCCACCGGCTCCTGGTTCCGCGGCGTCCAGTACGGCGTCCGGCGGGACACCGGTCTCGTGGACTTCGACGAGGTGCGTGAACTCGCCCTCAAGGAGCGGCCGAAGGTCATCTTCTGCGGCGGCACGGCGCTGCCCCGCACCATCGACTTCGCCGCGTTCGGGGAGATCGCCCGCGAGGCCGGTGCGGTGCTCGTCGCCGACATCGCGCACATCGCCGGCCTCATCGCCGGCGGCGCCCACCCCTCGCCGGTCCCGCACGCCGACGTGATCTCCACCACCACGCACAAGACGCTCCGCGGTCCGCGGGGCGCGATGCTGATGTGCCGCGAGGAGCACGCCAAGGCCGTCGACAAGGCCGTCTTCCCCGGCCTCCAGGGCGGACCGCACAACCACACCACCGCCGGTATCGCCGTCGCCCTGCACGAGGCGGCCCAGCCCTCCTTCCGCGACTACGCCCACGCCGTCGTCGCCAACGCCGGGGCGCTCGCCGAGGCCCTGCTCGCCCGTGGCTTCGAGCTGGTCTCCGGCGGCACCGACAACCACCTGGTGCTGATGGACCTCACGTCCAAGGAGGTCCCGGGCAAGGTCGCGGCGCAGGCCCTGGACCGGGCCGGGATCGTGGTCAACTACAACACCGTGCCCTTCGACCCCCGCAAGCCGTTCGACCCCTCCGGTGTCCGCATCGGCACCCCGTCCCTCACCTCCCGCGGTCTCACGGCCGAGCACATGCCGGCCGTTGCCGACTGGATCGACCGCGGGGTGGCCGCCGCCCGCAGGGGCGACGAGGACGCGCTGGCCGCGATCCGGGCCGAGGTCGGCGAGCTGATGTCGGCCTTCCCGGCTCCGGGTCTGCCGACTCTGCCGGGTCTGCCCGCCTGA
- a CDS encoding PLP-dependent aminotransferase family protein has product MTKERATFPSGTGADLHVDLHVDLHVALRGTGLRSGLMDALRDAVRSGRLAPGTRLPSSRTLAADLGIARNTVADAYAELVAEGWLTARQGSGTRVARRTAPRRPAPSPQRPGPVRGRPAHSLMPGSPDVASFPRAEWLKAARRAITAAPHEAFGYGDPRGRPELRTALADYLARARGVYADPDRIVICSGFVHGLMLLGSVLRSGARTPGPGGRVREVAVEAYGLDLHWRRLTDAGLRLSALGFDERGTRTGDLASLDGAGAVLLTPAHQFPMGVALPPDRRTAAVDWACATGGLVLEDDYDGEFRYDRQPIGALQGLDPERVVYLGTASKSLAPGVRLAWMVLPEALVGDVAAAKGESDWSSGALDQLTLAEFISSGAYDRHVRAMRLRYRRRRDQLVAALAERAPGIRVSGIAAGMHAVLELPPGTERAVVQAAAWQGLAVEGLGRFHHPATPPGPDALVVGYGTPADSAWSGALDALCRVLP; this is encoded by the coding sequence ATGACGAAAGAGCGGGCCACTTTCCCGTCCGGCACCGGCGCCGACCTCCACGTCGATCTCCACGTCGACCTCCACGTCGCGCTGCGCGGAACCGGACTGCGGAGCGGGCTGATGGACGCGCTGCGGGACGCCGTCCGAAGCGGCAGGCTGGCCCCCGGCACCCGGCTTCCCTCCTCGCGGACCCTCGCCGCCGATCTCGGCATCGCGCGCAACACCGTCGCCGACGCGTACGCCGAACTCGTCGCCGAGGGTTGGCTCACCGCCCGGCAGGGCTCGGGCACCCGCGTCGCCCGGCGGACCGCACCGCGCAGGCCGGCGCCCTCCCCGCAGCGACCCGGCCCGGTGCGCGGCCGCCCGGCGCACAGCCTGATGCCCGGCTCGCCCGACGTGGCGTCGTTCCCGCGCGCCGAGTGGCTCAAGGCGGCCCGGCGCGCGATCACCGCCGCCCCGCACGAGGCCTTCGGCTACGGTGATCCGCGCGGGCGGCCGGAACTGCGCACGGCGCTCGCGGACTACCTCGCCCGGGCCCGCGGCGTGTACGCCGACCCGGACCGCATCGTGATCTGCTCCGGCTTCGTCCACGGGCTGATGCTGCTGGGATCGGTGCTGCGGTCCGGGGCGCGGACGCCGGGCCCCGGAGGCCGCGTGCGGGAGGTGGCCGTCGAGGCGTACGGGCTGGACCTGCACTGGAGGCGGCTGACCGACGCCGGCCTGCGGCTGTCCGCGCTGGGCTTCGACGAACGCGGCACCCGCACCGGCGATCTCGCCTCGCTCGACGGCGCCGGAGCGGTGCTGCTGACGCCCGCGCACCAGTTCCCCATGGGCGTCGCGCTGCCACCGGACCGGCGCACCGCCGCGGTCGACTGGGCGTGCGCCACGGGCGGACTGGTCCTGGAGGACGACTACGACGGGGAGTTCCGGTACGACCGGCAGCCCATCGGCGCGCTCCAGGGCCTGGACCCCGAGCGGGTCGTGTACCTCGGTACGGCGAGCAAGTCGCTGGCTCCCGGCGTGCGGCTGGCGTGGATGGTCCTTCCGGAGGCGCTGGTGGGCGATGTGGCCGCCGCGAAGGGGGAGTCGGACTGGTCGTCGGGCGCGCTGGACCAGCTGACCCTGGCCGAGTTCATCTCCTCCGGTGCCTACGACCGGCATGTACGGGCCATGCGGTTGCGCTACCGGCGCCGGCGCGACCAGCTGGTCGCGGCGCTGGCCGAACGGGCCCCGGGGATCCGGGTGAGCGGCATCGCGGCCGGGATGCACGCGGTGCTGGAACTCCCACCGGGCACCGAGCGGGCGGTCGTCCAGGCCGCGGCCTGGCAGGGCCTGGCCGTCGAAGGCCTCGGCCGTTTCCACCACCCCGCCACCCCACCGGGCCCCGACGCCCTGGTCGTCGGTTACGGCACTCCCGCGGACAGCGCGTGGTCGGGGGCGCTGGACGCCCTGTGCCGGGTGCTTCCCTGA